A stretch of the Candidatus Polarisedimenticolaceae bacterium genome encodes the following:
- a CDS encoding vWA domain-containing protein, which yields MSYSAAIDRSNPTAFLFIVDQSGSMQDPVGGGESAHRKSEVVADSLNRLLAELTLRCAREEGVRDYFNVGVLGYGATVGPILGGSLAGRDVIPISEIASSPMRVEEREKKIPDGAGGLVAQKVKFPVWVSPTANGGTPMCQVLDRARSVVDGWLTAHPTCFPPIVLHLTDGESTDGDPTQAADALTTLLSADGNVLLFNLHISSDRSHPVLFPDSDSGLPNEHAKLLFRISSVLPPGLSGYARQQGMNPTDGTRGFVFNADATAIVQFLDIGTRASDLR from the coding sequence ATGAGCTATAGCGCGGCGATCGACAGGTCCAATCCGACGGCGTTTCTTTTCATCGTCGACCAGTCTGGTTCGATGCAGGATCCCGTCGGTGGAGGTGAATCGGCGCATCGCAAGTCCGAAGTCGTTGCGGATTCTCTTAACAGGCTTCTCGCGGAGCTCACTCTGCGGTGTGCCCGCGAAGAAGGCGTCCGTGACTATTTCAACGTTGGAGTCCTTGGTTACGGAGCGACTGTGGGTCCAATTCTCGGCGGCAGCCTTGCTGGGCGAGACGTGATTCCAATCAGCGAGATCGCGTCGTCGCCGATGCGGGTTGAGGAGCGGGAGAAGAAAATCCCCGATGGTGCCGGCGGCCTCGTGGCGCAGAAGGTCAAATTCCCAGTGTGGGTGTCGCCTACCGCGAATGGCGGAACGCCGATGTGCCAGGTTCTCGATCGAGCGCGGTCAGTGGTGGACGGATGGCTCACAGCGCATCCGACATGCTTCCCTCCTATTGTCCTGCACCTCACTGACGGGGAGTCCACCGACGGCGATCCAACCCAGGCTGCCGACGCGCTAACGACACTACTGAGCGCGGATGGCAATGTCCTGCTCTTCAACCTGCATATTTCTTCCGACCGCAGTCATCCGGTCCTGTTTCCGGATTCTGACAGTGGACTTCCAAACGAGCATGCGAAGCTGCTGTTCAGAATTTCGAGCGTACTCCCTCCTGGCCTCTCGGGTTATGCACGCCAGCAGGGTATGAATCCTACCGACGGAACTAGAGGGTTCGTGTTTAACGCGGATGCCACGGCCATCGTACAGTTCTTGGATATCGGCACGCGGGCATCCGACCTCCGATAG